In Streptomyces canus, one DNA window encodes the following:
- a CDS encoding FtsB family cell division protein has product MAVKDRDRFSTATRIRLLGEQTAARVYRSQTKRQARRSRLTGRAALLALVLCTLVVALAYPIRQYVSQRAEIADLQREKARAAERVEKLRDLKARWQDDTYAEQQIRQRLHYVMPGETGFVVVDPDAAKQAHTDLGAADRPWYANVWDGVDKSDASDQ; this is encoded by the coding sequence ATGGCCGTGAAGGACCGGGACCGTTTCTCCACCGCGACCAGGATCAGACTGCTCGGCGAGCAGACCGCGGCCCGTGTCTACCGCTCCCAGACCAAGCGACAGGCCCGCCGCTCCCGGCTGACCGGCCGGGCCGCGCTGCTCGCGCTCGTGCTGTGCACGCTGGTGGTGGCGCTGGCGTACCCGATAAGGCAGTACGTCTCCCAGCGCGCCGAGATCGCCGATCTGCAGCGGGAGAAGGCGCGGGCCGCCGAGCGGGTGGAGAAGCTGCGCGACCTCAAGGCGCGCTGGCAGGACGACACGTACGCCGAGCAGCAGATCCGGCAGCGGCTGCACTATGTGATGCCCGGCGAGACGGGCTTCGTCGTGGTCGACCCGGACGCGGCCAAGCAGGCGCACACCGACCTCGGGGCCGCCGACCGCCCCTGGTACGCGAACGTCTGGGACGGGGTCGACAAGTCCGACGCCTCCGACCAGTGA
- a CDS encoding Ppx/GppA phosphatase family protein — MTRVAAVDCGTNSIRLLVADCDPATGELVDLDRRMTIVRLGQGVDRTGRLAPEALERTFAACREYAAVIKEHGAERLRFVATSASRDAENRDEFVRGVLDILGVEPEVISGDQEAEFSFTGATRELKGSDHLARPYLVVDIGGGSTEFVVGDDHVRAARSVDVGCVRMTERHLVRDGVVSDPPTDDRIAAMRADIEDALDLAEETVPLREARTLVGLAGSVTTVSAIAQELPEYDSQAIHHSRVSRDRVREITDWLLHSTHAERAAVPSMHPGRVDVIAAGALVLLSIMERIGAEEVVVSEHDILDGIAWSVA, encoded by the coding sequence GTGACCCGCGTCGCCGCCGTCGACTGCGGTACGAACTCGATCCGGCTTCTCGTCGCCGACTGTGACCCCGCGACCGGCGAACTGGTCGACCTGGACCGTCGTATGACCATCGTGCGGCTCGGGCAGGGCGTCGACCGGACCGGGCGGCTCGCCCCCGAGGCGCTGGAGCGGACCTTCGCCGCGTGCCGGGAGTACGCGGCGGTCATCAAGGAGCACGGGGCCGAGCGGCTGCGGTTCGTCGCCACCTCCGCCTCACGGGACGCCGAGAACCGGGACGAGTTCGTGCGCGGGGTGCTCGACATCCTCGGGGTCGAGCCCGAGGTCATCTCCGGGGACCAGGAGGCGGAGTTCTCCTTCACCGGGGCGACCAGGGAACTCAAGGGCAGCGACCACCTGGCCAGGCCCTACCTCGTGGTGGACATCGGCGGTGGTTCGACGGAGTTCGTGGTGGGCGACGACCATGTGCGCGCCGCACGCTCCGTCGACGTGGGTTGTGTGCGGATGACCGAGCGGCACCTCGTGCGCGACGGGGTCGTCAGCGACCCGCCCACCGATGACCGGATCGCCGCCATGCGGGCCGACATCGAGGACGCTCTCGACCTGGCCGAGGAGACCGTCCCGCTACGCGAGGCGCGCACGCTGGTGGGGCTCGCCGGGTCCGTCACCACGGTGTCGGCGATCGCGCAGGAGCTGCCCGAGTACGACTCGCAGGCCATCCACCACTCCCGCGTCTCCCGCGACCGCGTCCGTGAGATCACCGACTGGCTGCTGCACTCCACCCACGCCGAGCGCGCGGCCGTGCCCTCCATGCACCCCGGGCGCGTGGACGTCATCGCCGCCGGGGCCCTCGTCCTCCTGTCGATCATGGAGCGGATCGGCGCCGAGGAGGTCGTCGTGAGCGAGCACGACATCCTCGACGGCATCGCGTGGTCGGTCGCGTAG
- a CDS encoding DUF501 domain-containing protein, which yields METPPPSTPRTEPTDADVEAFKQQLGRPPRGLRAIAHRCPCGQPDVVETAPRLPDGTPFPTTYYLTCPRAASAIGTLEANGVMKEMTERLQTDPELAAAYRAAHEDYIARRDAIEVLEGFPSAGGMPDRVKCLHVLVGHSLAAGPGVNPLGDEAIAMLPEWWRKGACVSLAEEDAQ from the coding sequence ATGGAAACGCCTCCGCCCTCCACTCCGCGAACCGAGCCGACCGACGCGGACGTCGAGGCCTTCAAGCAGCAGCTCGGGCGGCCGCCGCGCGGACTGCGGGCGATCGCGCACCGGTGTCCGTGCGGACAGCCGGACGTCGTGGAGACCGCGCCCCGGCTGCCCGACGGCACGCCCTTCCCGACGACGTACTACCTGACGTGCCCGCGCGCCGCCTCGGCGATCGGCACCCTCGAGGCGAACGGCGTCATGAAGGAGATGACGGAGCGGCTCCAGACCGACCCGGAGCTCGCGGCGGCGTACCGGGCCGCGCACGAGGACTACATCGCCCGCCGTGACGCCATCGAGGTGCTGGAGGGCTTCCCGAGCGCGGGCGGCATGCCGGACCGGGTGAAGTGCCTGCACGTCCTGGTGGGCCACTCGCTCGCCGCGGGCCCGGGCGTCAACCCGCTGGGCGACGAGGCGATCGCGATGCTGCCGGAGTGGTGGCGCAAGGGCGCCTGCGTCTCCCTCGCCGAGGAGGACGCCCAGTGA